The Drosophila teissieri strain GT53w chromosome X, Prin_Dtei_1.1, whole genome shotgun sequence genome has a segment encoding these proteins:
- the LOC122623920 gene encoding negative elongation factor D produces MEVEYDDSGWQGRAKGQTNPEEMLEDNPQKTIQECLEKFLTPDYIMEPGIFTQLKRYFQSGGSPEEVISMLSENYKAVAQMANLLAEWLILAGVKVTEVQAMVENHLKEMILKSFDPKKADTIFTEEGETPDWLTEMIDHYTWRSLIYRLAEEYPDCLMLNFTIKLISDAGFQSEITSISTAAQQIEVFSRVLKTSIVKFLNNPDDVHGAIQECARMVCHGQHTYVYSQVLIQVLSQEQKGGFNMKRLSQEIIKYALQNNQNVTPITMALNGSAVYPQACQALTSMLTRNTLNPADITVLFRNYSGSDPPPIDLIRNPQFLELLVDALFRSGVKINPEHKPKYMFLLAYASAVIDQPAKKRPMTERMLNKEELKSTIQAIEKAHTICNVDQGSTELIAELQTLYNCIKYPVVGVGVIRWIENVVMEPSYFKLSTDSCPTHLAVLDEVAAVHPTLQQQILFLLIRLFESKQDELEILVQLEMKKMILDRMVNLLTRGCVVPVLRYIKQCCAIEDTDISLIRYFVTEVLETITHPYSPEFVQLFLPMVENEEITGTMRGEGDNDPVSEFIVHCKAHYTTV; encoded by the exons atggAAGTGGAATACGACGACTCTGGTTGGCAGGGCCGCGCCAAAGGACAAACCAATCCGGAG GAAATGCTCGAGGACAATCCGCAGAAGACGATACAGGAATGCCTGGAGAAGTTCCTCACACCGGACTACATCATGGAGCCCGGTATATTTACGCAGCTGAAGCGCTACTTCCAGTCGGGCGGATCACCGGAGGAGGTTATATCGATGCTATCGGAGAACTACAAGGCGGTAGCCCAGATGGCAAACCTGCTTGCGGAGTGGCTAATTTTGGCGGGCGTCAAGGTGACCGAGGTGCAGGCCATGGTGGAGAATCATCTGAAGGAAATGATACTTAAGTCCTTCGATCCCAAGAAGGCGGACACCATCTTCACGGAGGAGGGTGAGACGCCCGACTGGCTTACCGAGATGATCGACCACTATACGTGGCGCTCGCTAATCTACCGACTGGCCGAAGAGTATCCCGACTGTCTGATGCTCAACTTTACAATCAAGTTGATCTCGGACGCGGGCTTCCAGAGCGAGATCACTTCCATTTCGACGGCGGCACAGCAGATTGAGGTTTTCTCGCGGGTGCTAAAGACCTCGATCGTTAAGTTTCTGAACAATCCGGATGACGTGCATGGCGCCATTCAGGAGTGCGCCCGCATGGTCTGCCATGGGCAGCACACCTACGTCTATTCCCAAGTGCTCATCCAGGTCCTCAGCCAGGAGCAGAAGGGCGGATTCAACATGAAGCGTCTCTCCcaggaaattattaaatacgCCTTGCAAAA CAATCAAAATGTGACGCCTATTACAATGGCCCTGAATGGTTCGGCGGTCTACCCGCAGGCATGTCAAGCCCTTACATCCATGCTCACCCGCAATACACTAAATCCCGCCGATATCACCGTGCTGTTTCGCAACTACTCCGGATCCGATCCACCGCCCATCGACTTGATACGAAACCCCCAGTTTCTGGAGCTGCTGGTAGACGCCCTCTTCCGTTCCGGTGTTAAGATTAATCCGGAGCACAAGCCGAAGTATATGTTTCTGCTCGCCTACGCGTCCGCGGTTATCGACCAGCCGGCTAAAAAGCGACCAATGACTGAGCGCATGCTAAACAAGGAGGAGCTAAAGAGCACCATTCAGGCAATCGAAAAGGCACATACCATTTGTAATGTGGACCAGGGATCCACCGAGCTAATCGCGGAATTGCAGACGCTGTACAATTGCATCAA ATATCCCGTGGTGGGTGTTGGCGTCATTCGGTGGATTGAAAACGTGGTCATGGAGCCTTCGTATTTTAAGCTTTCCACCGACAGCTGTCCCACGCATTTGGCGGTTCTCGATGAAGTGGCCGCTGTCCATCCCaccctgcagcagcagatcctGTTTCTGCTCATCCGCTTGTTTGAGTCCAAGCAGGATGAGTTGGAGATTCTCGTTCAACTGGAAATGAAGAAAATGATCCTGGACCGGATGGTTAACCTGCTGACACGCGGCTGCGTTGTACCTGTTCTCAGATACATAAAGCAGTGCTGCGCCATCGAGGACACGGACATTTCGCTAATCCGATACTTTGTCACCGAGGTGCTAGAGACCATTACACATCCGTACTCGCCGGAATTTGTGCAACTGTTCCTGCCGATGGTGGAGAACGAGGAGATCACCGGCACAATGCGCGGCGAGGGCGACAACGATCCCGTGTCCGAGTTTATTG TTCACTGCAAGGCGCATTACACGACTGTATAG